The following coding sequences lie in one Komagataeibacter sucrofermentans DSM 15973 genomic window:
- a CDS encoding efflux RND transporter permease subunit, whose amino-acid sequence MNPLAIFVRRPVATVLLTVALILGGVIGYTTLPVADMPNVDFPVIQVQAQQPGGSPEEIASSVAAPLERHLGAIADLTEMTSQSSANQARITLQFSLDRDINGAARDVEAALQAAHADLPSSLRQNPSYFKANPNGAPVMILALTSRTRTPPQLYDLASNVLQQHLSQIQGVGQVEIGGSSLPAVRVEMNPLALYKFGIGFEDIRAALASANAHTPKGFIDQGDNRFVLSTNDQAHNAQAYRDLIVAYHDNRPVRLEDVAYVHDSVEDVRNAGYVDGKSGVLAIIFAQAGANIINTNDQIRAQLPMLRAALPADVDLGNFMDRSTTIRAALADTQFTLVLSVVLVVLVVLLFLRSPRITIIPAIVVPTSIITTFGAMKLMGYSIDNLSLMALTISTGFVVDDAIVVVENISRHMEAGMDRLQATLLGTREVAFTVLSITVSLIAVFLPILLLSGVAGRLFHEFAMTMSLTIVISMVLSLSLTPMMTSRLLRQYEKPTTGKGMFGRLGLWLEAGLNAAQQGYAHSLEWAITHRRITILSLPVTIAIMVGLFIKMPKSLFPESDTGMLMGHLMGDQSISFHAMQAQVHTVQSAIIADRDVAHVMGFMGGRGSSNQANMFVTLKDKSERNDTPAQTIARISHRLRNMVGATFYASAPGQLRIGGRQSNAAYQYSLHSDSSKDLYKWTPLLVSALQKHHELSDISSDVLQGGSALDVQIDRDTASRLNITPQLVSNTLYDAYGQRSASVIYNALNQYRVVMEVEPRFWADPTTLKQVWVSVAGGTAGGGTQSNTIRVKADTGNTAAQLSAQSFRNQVANKLAGGNSASTGSAVSTNSESMVPLTLVSTLKPTKTALSINHDGQTVSSTVSFNLSNGVSLSQAVQIINEEMVRLHMPDNIQGAFAGNAAQFQKSVNNEPLLILAALAAVYMVLGILYESYVHPLTILSTLPSAGVGALLALQFFGEAFSLIAMIGVILLIGIVKKNAIMLVDFAITAERDEGHTALEAIRTACLLRFRPIMMTTFAAALGALPLIFGHGYGSELRRPLGIAIVGGLLVSQALTLYTTPVVYLYLDHMGVACRDRFNRLYGRLSRRHRLSHQQDS is encoded by the coding sequence ATGAATCCGCTTGCCATCTTCGTGCGCAGGCCGGTCGCCACCGTATTGCTGACGGTGGCGCTGATCCTGGGCGGCGTGATCGGCTATACCACCCTGCCGGTGGCCGACATGCCCAATGTGGACTTTCCGGTCATACAGGTGCAGGCGCAGCAGCCCGGCGGCTCGCCCGAGGAAATTGCAAGTTCCGTGGCCGCCCCGCTCGAGCGGCATCTGGGCGCCATTGCGGACCTGACGGAAATGACCTCGCAGTCATCGGCCAATCAGGCGCGGATCACGCTGCAGTTCTCTCTTGACCGCGACATCAACGGCGCTGCCCGCGATGTTGAGGCCGCCCTTCAGGCCGCCCATGCCGACCTGCCTTCCTCGCTGCGGCAGAACCCGAGCTACTTCAAGGCCAACCCCAACGGCGCGCCGGTCATGATCCTGGCGCTGACCTCGCGCACGCGCACGCCGCCGCAGCTTTACGACCTGGCATCAAACGTGCTGCAGCAGCATCTTTCGCAGATTCAGGGCGTGGGCCAGGTCGAGATTGGCGGCAGTTCGCTGCCTGCCGTGCGGGTAGAGATGAACCCGCTGGCACTGTACAAATTCGGCATCGGGTTTGAAGATATCCGCGCGGCCCTCGCCTCGGCCAACGCACATACGCCCAAGGGCTTCATCGACCAGGGCGACAACCGCTTCGTGCTGTCCACCAATGACCAGGCGCATAACGCCCAGGCCTATCGCGACCTGATCGTGGCCTACCATGACAACCGGCCCGTGCGGCTTGAAGACGTAGCCTACGTGCATGACAGCGTGGAGGATGTGCGCAACGCGGGCTACGTGGATGGCAAGTCCGGCGTGCTGGCCATCATCTTCGCGCAGGCCGGGGCCAACATCATCAACACCAATGACCAGATCCGCGCGCAGTTGCCCATGCTGCGCGCCGCCCTGCCCGCGGATGTGGACCTTGGCAACTTCATGGACCGCTCCACCACCATCCGCGCGGCCCTGGCCGATACGCAGTTCACGCTGGTGCTGTCGGTCGTGCTGGTGGTGCTGGTGGTGCTTCTGTTCCTGCGCTCGCCGCGCATCACCATCATTCCCGCCATTGTCGTGCCCACCTCCATCATCACCACCTTTGGCGCGATGAAGCTGATGGGGTATTCGATCGACAATCTCTCGCTCATGGCGCTGACCATTTCCACCGGCTTCGTGGTGGATGACGCCATCGTGGTGGTGGAGAACATCAGCCGCCACATGGAGGCGGGCATGGACCGGCTGCAGGCCACCCTGCTCGGCACGCGCGAGGTGGCGTTCACGGTGCTGTCGATTACGGTGTCGCTGATTGCGGTGTTCCTGCCCATCCTGCTGCTCAGCGGGGTGGCGGGGCGGCTGTTCCATGAATTCGCCATGACGATGTCGCTCACCATCGTCATTTCCATGGTGCTGTCGCTCTCGCTCACCCCCATGATGACCTCGCGCCTGCTCAGGCAGTATGAAAAACCCACCACGGGCAAGGGCATGTTCGGGCGGCTCGGGCTGTGGCTGGAAGCCGGGCTGAACGCCGCCCAGCAGGGCTATGCCCACTCGCTGGAATGGGCGATCACGCACCGGCGCATCACCATCCTGTCGCTGCCTGTCACCATTGCCATCATGGTCGGGCTGTTCATCAAGATGCCCAAGAGCCTGTTCCCTGAATCGGATACCGGGATGCTGATGGGCCACCTGATGGGGGATCAGTCGATTTCGTTCCATGCCATGCAGGCGCAGGTCCATACCGTGCAGTCCGCCATCATCGCGGATCGGGACGTGGCGCATGTCATGGGCTTCATGGGCGGGCGCGGCAGTTCCAACCAGGCCAACATGTTCGTCACCCTCAAGGACAAGTCGGAGCGCAACGACACCCCCGCCCAGACCATTGCCCGCATCTCGCACCGGCTGCGCAACATGGTGGGGGCGACGTTCTATGCCTCGGCGCCGGGGCAGTTGCGCATTGGCGGGCGGCAGAGCAATGCGGCCTACCAGTATTCGCTGCATTCCGATTCCTCGAAGGATCTGTACAAATGGACGCCGCTTCTGGTCTCGGCGCTGCAGAAGCATCATGAACTGTCCGATATTTCATCGGACGTGCTTCAGGGCGGCTCGGCGCTTGACGTGCAGATCGACCGCGATACCGCAAGCCGGCTCAACATCACGCCGCAGCTTGTGTCAAACACGCTCTATGATGCCTATGGCCAGCGTTCGGCCTCGGTCATCTATAATGCGCTGAACCAGTACCGCGTGGTGATGGAGGTCGAGCCCCGCTTCTGGGCGGACCCGACCACGCTCAAGCAGGTCTGGGTCAGTGTTGCGGGCGGCACGGCGGGCGGCGGCACGCAGTCCAACACCATCCGCGTCAAGGCCGATACCGGCAATACCGCCGCGCAGCTCAGTGCCCAGTCCTTCCGCAATCAGGTGGCCAACAAGCTGGCGGGCGGCAACAGCGCCTCGACCGGTTCGGCGGTTTCCACCAATTCGGAATCCATGGTGCCGCTCACGCTGGTCTCCACCCTCAAGCCCACCAAGACCGCGCTCAGCATTAATCATGACGGGCAGACGGTCTCGAGCACGGTCTCGTTCAACCTGAGCAATGGCGTCTCGCTCAGCCAGGCGGTGCAGATCATCAATGAGGAGATGGTGCGCCTGCACATGCCCGACAACATACAGGGCGCGTTTGCGGGCAATGCCGCGCAGTTCCAGAAATCGGTCAATAACGAGCCGCTGCTCATCCTCGCCGCCCTGGCGGCAGTGTACATGGTGCTGGGCATCCTGTATGAAAGCTACGTGCACCCGCTGACCATTCTCTCCACCCTGCCCTCAGCCGGGGTGGGCGCGCTGCTGGCGCTGCAGTTCTTTGGGGAGGCGTTCTCGCTGATTGCGATGATCGGGGTGATCCTGCTGATCGGCATCGTGAAAAAGAACGCCATCATGCTGGTTGATTTCGCCATCACCGCCGAGCGTGACGAAGGCCATACCGCGCTCGAGGCCATCCGCACCGCCTGCCTGCTGCGCTTCCGCCCGATCATGATGACCACGTTCGCAGCAGCCCTTGGCGCGCTGCCGCTCATCTTCGGTCATGGTTACGGCTCGGAGCTGCGCCGCCCGCTGGGCATCGCCATCGTGGGGGGGCTGCTCGTCAGCCAGGCGCTCACGCTTTATACCACGCCGGTTG
- a CDS encoding efflux RND transporter permease subunit, giving the protein MNPSRLFIHRPVATTLLMLAILLAGLLGYHFLPVSALPEVEYPTITVQTFYPGASPDVMATSVTAPLETQLGEMSGLQQMTSRSSGGSSVITLRFGLTMTMDIAEQEVQAAINQANSLLPTDLPAPPVYAKVNPADTPVVTLGISSKTMPLTEVEDYVDTRLAEKISQISGVGLVTLSGGNRKALRVRVNIPKLTSFGIDLDTLRTTIGNVNINSPTGTFDGPKRATTLRIDGQITGVQQLLDQVIAYQNNGPVRIRDVASVVIGPENTELAAWANRTPALVMNVQRQPGANVIAVVDNIKYALPRLQESLPPGITITPLTDRTTTIRASVEDVEFELGLALVLVVGVIFVFLRNVPATLIPSLSVPLSLVGTLAVMYLFGFSLDNLSLMSLTIATGFVVDDAIVMIENIARYIEMGDTRMQAALKGAGEIGFTIISLTVSLIAVLIPLLFMGDVVGRLFHEFAMTLAVTIILSAVVSLTLVPMMCARLLHEHDTKHAEPAWSAAIERWTVATIEGYGRALDVVLRHRRLTLGVFGATLMLTGVLAVIIPKGFFPVQDTGVIQGISVMAQSTSFSAMKRHQQELADRILSDKDVASLSSFVGVDGQNVTLNQGRFLINLKPVDKRSATAQQVATRLRAETADIPGAELYVQPVQDLSLDTSVAATQYQFLLENPDYSQFTTWVPKFIARLQHEKALSDVTSDLQAAGLVAHVDLDRTTGARYSITPQTIDNVLYDSFGQRQISTIFTQSNQYRVILEATPSFQQDMSSLSQIYLPGISGNAGESTSGPTRSPTSGLVPLASVTTVTQDTAPLLITHVGQFPATTVSFNVRPGYALGDATDAIERAAKDIHLPSSFQTSFQGTAAAFRSSLSNEAWLVLAALVAVYIVLGILYESFVHPITILSTLPSAGIGALLALWLTGSGLDVMGIIGLVLLIGIVKKNAIMMIDFALEAERVEGMTPLHSIRHAALLRFRPILMTTLAAMLGAVPMMLGTGTGSELRRPLGIAIVGGLAVSQLLTLFTTPVIYLLMDGISQKLARRFGTTDEADPDGQPGPQASA; this is encoded by the coding sequence GTGAATCCCTCCCGCCTTTTTATACACCGTCCGGTCGCGACCACGCTGCTCATGCTGGCCATCCTGCTGGCGGGGCTGCTGGGCTATCACTTCCTGCCCGTATCGGCCCTGCCGGAGGTGGAATACCCCACCATCACGGTGCAGACCTTCTACCCCGGCGCCAGCCCCGATGTGATGGCCACCTCCGTCACCGCCCCGCTTGAAACGCAGTTGGGCGAAATGTCGGGGCTGCAGCAGATGACATCACGCTCATCGGGTGGCTCGTCGGTCATTACCCTGCGCTTTGGCCTGACCATGACCATGGACATTGCCGAGCAGGAAGTGCAGGCCGCGATCAACCAGGCCAATTCCCTGCTGCCCACCGACCTGCCAGCCCCGCCGGTCTATGCCAAGGTCAACCCCGCCGATACGCCGGTCGTGACCCTTGGCATCTCGTCCAAGACGATGCCGCTGACGGAAGTGGAGGATTACGTCGATACCCGCCTGGCCGAAAAGATCAGCCAGATCTCGGGCGTGGGGCTTGTCACGCTTTCGGGCGGCAACCGCAAGGCGCTGCGGGTGCGCGTCAACATCCCCAAGCTGACCTCGTTCGGCATTGATCTCGATACGCTGCGCACCACCATTGGCAACGTGAACATCAACTCCCCCACCGGCACGTTCGATGGCCCCAAGCGCGCGACCACGCTGCGCATTGATGGCCAGATCACCGGGGTGCAGCAACTGCTTGACCAGGTCATCGCCTACCAGAACAACGGCCCCGTGCGCATCCGCGACGTGGCCAGCGTGGTGATCGGCCCCGAGAACACCGAGCTTGCCGCCTGGGCCAACCGCACGCCAGCCCTGGTCATGAACGTGCAGCGCCAGCCGGGCGCGAACGTGATCGCGGTGGTGGACAACATCAAATACGCCCTGCCCCGCCTGCAGGAATCCCTGCCGCCGGGCATCACCATCACCCCGCTGACCGACCGGACCACCACCATCCGCGCCTCGGTGGAGGATGTGGAGTTCGAGCTTGGTCTGGCGCTGGTGCTGGTTGTGGGCGTGATCTTCGTGTTCCTGCGCAACGTGCCCGCAACGCTGATCCCCAGCCTGTCGGTGCCGCTGTCGCTGGTGGGCACGCTGGCGGTGATGTACCTGTTCGGCTTCTCGCTCGACAACCTCTCGCTCATGTCGCTCACCATCGCCACGGGCTTCGTGGTGGATGACGCCATCGTCATGATCGAGAACATCGCCCGCTACATCGAAATGGGCGACACCCGCATGCAGGCCGCGCTGAAGGGCGCGGGCGAGATCGGGTTCACCATCATCTCTCTCACCGTATCGCTGATCGCGGTGCTGATCCCGCTGCTGTTCATGGGTGATGTGGTGGGCCGCCTGTTCCATGAATTCGCCATGACGCTGGCGGTCACCATCATCCTCTCCGCCGTGGTCTCGCTCACGCTGGTGCCCATGATGTGCGCCCGCCTGCTGCATGAACACGACACCAAACATGCCGAACCCGCGTGGTCGGCCGCCATCGAGCGCTGGACGGTCGCCACGATCGAGGGCTATGGCCGCGCGCTCGACGTCGTGCTGCGCCACCGCAGGCTGACGCTGGGCGTGTTTGGCGCGACACTGATGCTGACCGGCGTGCTGGCGGTAATCATTCCCAAGGGGTTCTTCCCCGTGCAGGACACGGGCGTGATCCAGGGCATATCGGTCATGGCGCAGTCCACCTCGTTCAGCGCCATGAAGCGCCACCAGCAGGAACTTGCCGACCGGATCCTGAGCGATAAGGACGTGGCCAGCCTGTCCTCCTTCGTGGGGGTGGATGGGCAGAACGTCACCCTCAACCAGGGGCGCTTCCTCATCAACCTCAAGCCGGTGGACAAGCGCTCGGCTACCGCGCAGCAGGTCGCGACCCGCCTGCGGGCGGAAACCGCCGACATACCGGGGGCTGAACTGTACGTGCAGCCGGTGCAGGATCTCTCGCTCGATACCTCGGTCGCCGCCACGCAGTACCAGTTCCTGCTTGAAAACCCCGACTACAGCCAGTTCACCACCTGGGTGCCGAAATTCATCGCCCGCCTGCAGCACGAAAAGGCGCTGTCGGATGTAACATCGGACCTGCAGGCGGCAGGGCTCGTGGCGCATGTCGATCTCGACCGCACCACGGGCGCGCGCTACTCGATCACGCCGCAGACCATCGACAACGTGCTGTATGACAGTTTTGGCCAGCGCCAGATCTCGACCATCTTCACCCAGTCCAACCAGTACCGCGTGATCCTTGAGGCCACGCCCTCCTTCCAGCAGGACATGAGCTCGCTGAGCCAGATCTACCTGCCGGGCATCAGCGGCAATGCGGGCGAGAGCACATCAGGCCCCACCCGCTCGCCCACGTCGGGGCTGGTGCCGCTCGCATCCGTCACCACGGTAACGCAGGATACCGCGCCGCTGCTGATCACGCATGTGGGGCAGTTCCCGGCCACCACCGTCTCGTTCAACGTCAGGCCCGGCTATGCGCTGGGGGATGCTACGGATGCGATCGAGCGCGCGGCGAAGGACATCCACCTGCCCTCGAGCTTCCAGACCTCGTTCCAGGGCACGGCGGCGGCCTTCCGCAGTTCGCTGTCAAACGAGGCGTGGCTGGTGCTCGCAGCGCTGGTGGCGGTCTATATCGTGCTGGGCATCCTGTATGAGAGCTTTGTTCACCCCATCACCATCCTGTCCACCCTGCCCTCGGCTGGCATCGGGGCGTTACTGGCGCTGTGGCTGACGGGATCGGGGCTGGATGTGATGGGCATCATCGGGCTGGTGCTGCTGATCGGCATTGTCAAGAAAAACGCCATCATGATGATCGACTTCGCGCTTGAGGCCGAACGGGTGGAGGGCATGACGCCGCTGCACTCCATCCGCCACGCCGCCCTGCTGCGCTTCCGCCCCATCCTCATGACCACGCTGGCCGCGATGCTGGGCGCGGTGCCGATGATGCTGGGCACCGGCACCGGCTCGGAACTGCGCCGCCCGCTGGGCATCGCCATCGTGGGCGGGCTTGCAGTGAGCCAGCTGCTCACGCTGTTCACCACCCCGGTCATCTACCTGCTCATGGACGGGATCAGCCAGAAGCTGGCCCGCCGCTTTGGCACAACGGATGAGGCCGACCCTGATGGTCAGCCCGGCCCGCAGGCTTCTGCATGA
- a CDS encoding MdtA/MuxA family multidrug efflux RND transporter periplasmic adaptor subunit, protein MDTTPPPPRTTATPTPPTDRPRRGRRVLYLAGGALAVILAVAFLRPHGGTQKKHAAGGDQPVAVTAVSRGDMPVVLTELGTVVPITNVTVQSRIDGYLMQVLFTEGQHVHKGDLLALIDTRPYEVLLAQYEGQLAQDVAQLRAAQVDNARYQRLIQQNSVAAMTAKDQQYKVEQLEGTVKADQALVDNEKLQITYCHIVAPVDGRVGIRQVDMGNYITAGQTNGLVILTQMQPISVIFTLPENDIGPVATRLREGTPLEVDAWDSANLNKIATGQASVLDSQIDTSTGTVRMRAIFPNSQEELFPNQFVNARMLVSTDHDALLVPTNALQNGPNGQFVYIVKADSTVEVRNVQTGHANNTMTVVTDGVKEGERVVTDGVDHLRDGVKVSIPQPDSPAAVQKGKE, encoded by the coding sequence ATGGATACGACGCCCCCCCCGCCCCGCACCACCGCCACACCCACGCCCCCGACCGACCGACCGCGCCGTGGGCGGCGCGTGCTCTACCTGGCGGGCGGGGCGCTGGCGGTCATCCTGGCGGTCGCGTTCCTGCGCCCCCATGGCGGCACCCAAAAGAAGCACGCCGCAGGCGGCGACCAGCCGGTAGCGGTCACCGCCGTAAGCAGGGGCGACATGCCCGTGGTGCTGACGGAACTCGGCACGGTGGTGCCCATCACCAACGTTACCGTGCAGTCGCGCATTGATGGCTACCTGATGCAGGTGCTCTTTACCGAGGGGCAGCACGTGCACAAGGGCGACCTGCTGGCCCTGATCGACACGCGCCCCTATGAGGTGCTGCTGGCACAGTACGAAGGCCAGCTGGCGCAGGACGTGGCCCAGCTCAGGGCCGCCCAGGTGGATAACGCCCGCTACCAGCGCCTGATCCAGCAGAACAGCGTTGCCGCCATGACGGCCAAGGACCAGCAGTACAAGGTCGAGCAGCTCGAAGGCACGGTCAAGGCCGACCAGGCCCTTGTCGATAACGAGAAGCTCCAGATCACCTACTGCCATATCGTGGCCCCCGTTGACGGGCGCGTGGGCATCCGCCAGGTCGATATGGGCAACTACATCACCGCGGGCCAGACCAATGGCCTCGTGATCCTGACGCAGATGCAGCCGATCTCGGTCATCTTCACCCTGCCCGAAAATGATATCGGCCCCGTCGCCACCCGCCTGCGCGAAGGCACGCCGCTCGAGGTCGATGCCTGGGACAGCGCCAACCTCAACAAGATCGCAACCGGCCAGGCCAGCGTGCTCGACAGCCAGATCGATACCTCGACCGGCACGGTGCGCATGCGCGCGATCTTCCCCAATTCGCAAGAAGAACTGTTCCCCAACCAGTTCGTCAACGCCCGCATGCTGGTCAGCACCGACCATGATGCCCTGCTCGTGCCCACCAATGCCCTGCAGAACGGCCCGAACGGCCAGTTCGTCTATATTGTCAAGGCGGACAGCACGGTCGAGGTGCGCAACGTCCAGACCGGCCATGCCAACAACACCATGACCGTGGTGACAGACGGCGTAAAGGAAGGCGAGCGCGTGGTGACCGATGGCGTGGACCACCTGCGTGATGGGGTAAAGGTAAGCATTCCCCAGCCTGACAGCCCCGCCGCCGTGCAGAAGGGCAAGGAATAG
- a CDS encoding MFS transporter, translating to MALIVSSLMMMEQIDGTALTTALPAMATDFHVDIPQTSITLTVYMLGLAALIPASGRIAERFGNRVTLRWAIIVFLGGSLLGGLAPNLPVLALARLVQGLGGAMMVPVGRLVILQNVPKSELMSAMAWVMLTATIGPMAGPVLGGVLTSLLSWRWVFYINIPLGLLAIGLIGRFIPQVRKPHPPPFDLRGNAWCALGLAGLIFGLELLTHSGTARIVACALLVLPPVCSVAYIRHAGRVAHPVLDLSLLRVSTFRISVMAGACTRIATGGIIFLLPSLLQTRFGASAAQSGLITFIAPMGALVMRFAAPALYRARGYRAVMCASSLTLPCVCLLLALYNPAMGTVVLLALLAVHGMGQTTVYTGYNTIAYADMPPARMGAATSLYSTAQQVMLTLGICFAAGALTSARLVLPPSLQMRDYRLTFILCGIVATIALPVLLRLSPSAGAAVSGHDHTAAQKNRL from the coding sequence ATGGCGCTGATCGTGTCGAGCCTGATGATGATGGAACAGATCGATGGCACGGCGCTGACCACGGCGCTGCCCGCCATGGCAACGGACTTCCATGTCGATATTCCCCAGACCAGCATCACGCTTACGGTCTACATGCTGGGGCTTGCGGCCCTGATCCCGGCCTCGGGCCGCATTGCCGAGCGGTTTGGCAACCGGGTCACGCTGCGCTGGGCCATCATCGTGTTCCTTGGCGGCTCGCTGCTTGGCGGGCTTGCGCCCAACCTGCCCGTGCTGGCGCTTGCGCGGCTGGTGCAGGGGCTGGGCGGGGCGATGATGGTGCCGGTGGGCCGGCTCGTGATCCTGCAGAACGTGCCCAAGTCGGAGCTGATGTCGGCCATGGCGTGGGTCATGCTCACCGCCACCATCGGGCCCATGGCCGGCCCGGTGCTGGGCGGCGTGCTGACCTCGCTGCTGTCATGGCGGTGGGTGTTCTACATCAACATCCCGCTCGGGCTGCTGGCCATCGGGCTGATCGGGCGGTTCATTCCGCAGGTGCGCAAGCCCCATCCCCCACCGTTTGACCTCAGGGGCAACGCGTGGTGCGCGCTGGGGCTGGCGGGGCTGATCTTCGGGCTGGAACTGCTGACCCATTCCGGCACGGCCCGCATCGTGGCCTGCGCCCTGCTCGTACTGCCGCCGGTGTGCAGCGTGGCGTATATCCGCCACGCGGGCCGGGTCGCGCATCCGGTGCTTGACCTGTCGCTGCTGCGGGTCAGCACCTTCCGCATCTCGGTCATGGCGGGGGCGTGCACGCGCATCGCCACCGGGGGCATCATCTTTCTCCTGCCCTCCCTGCTCCAGACCCGCTTTGGCGCGAGTGCCGCGCAGAGCGGGCTGATCACTTTCATCGCCCCCATGGGCGCGCTGGTCATGCGTTTTGCCGCACCCGCGCTGTACCGCGCCCGGGGCTACCGTGCCGTCATGTGCGCCAGCAGCCTCACCCTGCCCTGCGTGTGCCTGCTGCTGGCGCTGTACAACCCCGCCATGGGCACGGTCGTGCTGCTGGCGCTGCTGGCCGTGCATGGCATGGGGCAGACCACGGTCTATACCGGCTACAACACCATCGCCTATGCCGACATGCCGCCTGCGCGCATGGGGGCGGCGACAAGCCTCTATTCAACCGCCCAGCAGGTCATGCTCACGCTGGGCATATGCTTTGCGGCAGGCGCGCTGACCTCCGCGCGGCTGGTTCTGCCGCCATCGCTCCAGATGCGGGATTACCGCCTGACCTTTATCCTGTGCGGTATTGTCGCCACGATCGCGCTGCCCGTTCTGCTGCGGCTTTCACCCAGCGCGGGGGCGGCGGTGAGTGGTCATGACCACACCGCCGCACAAAAGAACCGGTTATGA
- a CDS encoding CsbD family protein — protein sequence MSEDKAKNIETKGEGMIDEGIGRLKDAAGGLTGNVGMQAEGKVDQLSGMARQEFADLYDESEGKLERAVTFVRERPLFSLGIAAVLGTILGLIFIPRRKG from the coding sequence ATGTCGGAAGACAAGGCAAAAAACATCGAGACCAAGGGCGAAGGCATGATCGATGAAGGCATTGGCCGCCTGAAGGACGCCGCTGGCGGCCTTACGGGCAATGTGGGCATGCAGGCCGAAGGCAAGGTCGACCAGCTTTCGGGCATGGCGCGGCAGGAATTTGCCGATCTGTATGATGAAAGCGAGGGCAAGCTCGAGCGCGCCGTGACTTTCGTGCGCGAACGCCCGCTGTTTTCCCTCGGTATCGCGGCGGTGCTCGGCACCATCCTGGGGCTGATTTTCATCCCCCGTCGCAAGGGCTGA
- a CDS encoding ribonuclease HII codes for MPDYTLEHAHGGRVAGVDEVGRGPLAGPVVAAAVMFLSGVPGNLADTLDDSKKLRPKVRQQLYDTLHDTPDVLIGVGAASVAEIEQHNILRASWIAMQRAVGRLPQWPELVLVDGNAAPDFGCPAQCVVGGDAISLSIAAASVVAKVVRDRAMERLARRWPAYGWERNAGYGTPIHRAGLMAHGVSPHHRAAFGTVRRIMQASGPSSLHSSAEQPSC; via the coding sequence ATGCCGGATTACACGCTTGAGCACGCCCATGGGGGACGGGTCGCCGGTGTCGATGAAGTCGGTCGCGGCCCGCTGGCGGGTCCGGTCGTGGCAGCGGCGGTCATGTTCCTCTCGGGCGTGCCAGGCAACCTGGCCGACACGCTTGATGATTCAAAAAAGCTCAGGCCAAAGGTCCGGCAGCAGCTTTACGATACGCTGCATGACACCCCTGATGTCCTGATCGGGGTGGGCGCGGCCTCCGTGGCCGAAATCGAACAGCACAACATCCTGCGCGCGTCATGGATCGCCATGCAGCGCGCTGTCGGTCGCCTGCCGCAATGGCCCGAACTGGTTCTGGTTGATGGTAACGCCGCGCCCGATTTCGGGTGCCCGGCGCAATGCGTCGTGGGCGGCGATGCGATCAGCCTGTCCATTGCCGCGGCCTCGGTCGTGGCCAAGGTCGTGCGCGACCGGGCCATGGAGCGCCTGGCCCGGCGCTGGCCCGCCTATGGCTGGGAGCGCAATGCCGGTTACGGCACGCCCATCCATCGCGCGGGCCTGATGGCCCACGGCGTCAGCCCCCACCACCGGGCGGCATTCGGCACGGTGCGCCGCATCATGCAGGCTTCCGGTCCTTCTTCCTTACATTCAAGCGCGGAGCAGCCATCATGCTGA